The Thalassotalea agarivorans region TTATGACGAAGGTAGCTATGTATCATTAGCTTGGTTCGATAAGAAAGTTAAGAATGGTATTTCAACCGTTGTTGAGACACGTAACACTCCAGAAATTTATGACCCAATGAATGGTCCTAAAGTTGATGAAGCGCGCGCTGCAACAGGTTCTAACGCCGATGATATCGTTCGTCAGTGGATCTTCGACAATTATGAAGATGGCTCGACGGTATTTATGGAAGATGGAAAAATTATCATCTTAGGTGTACCTAATGTTGATGACATCTTAGATATCAACGTTTCTATCCCAAGTAACTCTTCAGAAGAGCAAGGTTATGACGGTCTAGAGCTAACATTGCAACACTTATTTGGTGATTCAGGTTTTGGTGTAATTGCAAACTACACCATGGTTGACACAGATAACACGTTTGATAATGCAAGCTTAGATCCGCAACAAGCTGAATTAGGTATTTCTGATACAGCTAACTTTGTTGCCTTCTATGATAATCACGGTTTCCAGGCACGTATTGCGTATAACTGGCGTGATGAGTTCTTAGTATCGACAGGTAACGACACAGGTCCTAACCCAAGATATACAGAAGCGTATCAACAAATCGACTTCAACGTAAGTTATGACATCCCGTCTGTTGAAGGCTTAGCGGTATTCGTAGAAGGTATTAATATTACTAACGAATACTCTCGCCAACACGGTCGCAGTGTCACAGAGGTGTTGAATGTAACAGAATATGGTGCACGTTACCTATTAGGTGCGCGTTACACATTCTAAGAAGTACTACCTAAAAAAGGCTGTTAGCCCTAGCTAACAGCCTCTTTTTTAAGTGCTCATTTTAGAGCTTAATATTGGCTAAGCTTGTATTGTTGCATCAAACTCATATATCGCCTCCCCTCAGGTAATTTATGTCTAGCTTGACTGCTTAAATCTCGATATAGTCTTAATTGATATTAAGCTCTCAAATGAGCATTGTCTGAAGGCTGTAATCAGTGGTAAACGAATCTAACTCTATTGTCATCGTAGGCGGCGGAACAGCTGGCTGGATAACTGCGGGCGTAATAGCAGCCCAGCATAAAGGGCAGGTCAGTGTGACCTTAGTAGAGTCTCCTGATATTCCTACTATTGGCGTAGGTGAGGGTACCTGGCCGACGATGCGTAAAACACTTGAGCAGATGGGAATTTCTGAAACAACCTTTGTAAGGCAATGTGACGCTAGTTTCAAACAAGGTTCTCTCTTTAAAGATTGGCACAGTATTGGCCATCAATATTATCACCCCTTTACCTTACCCACCGGATATCAAGAAATTAACTTGGCGCCTTATTGGTTGCCGCACAAACAGCGTATGCCATTTGCTTTTGCAACCTCGCCACAAGCGGCGATATGCGAACAGGGATTAGCACCTAAACAAATAGGCACTAAGGAATATGCATTTTTTAACAATTACGGTTATCACCTTGATGCGGGTAAATTCAGCGAACTGCTAAAACAGCATTGTGTTGAGTCTTTGGCGGTGAAACACGTCTTAGCCAATGTCGCCACCATAACCAATGATGCGAGTGGCGATATTGACCACCTTGTTCTTGATAGCGGAGAGACTATTTCAGGGAAATTGTTTGTCGATTGCACAGGGCAACATAGTTTACTCCTTGGCAAACACTATAATGTTTCCTATCTGGACCAGTCTAAATACTTGTTTAATGACACGGCTATTGCATTGCAGCTGCCGTATAAAACGGAGCAAGAAAACATTGCTTCGGCGACCATTTCAACGGGCCAATCATGTGGCTGGATTTGGGATATAGGCCTGCCTACAAGGCGTGGTACAGGCCTGGTTTATTCATCTGCACATGCTGATGAGCAAACTGCTATGGATGTATTAATGGCTTACGCCAAAGAGCGTGTAACTGAGCAGCAATTTTCGCAGTTAAGTCCACGTAAAATTTCCATCGCTCCTGGTTATAGGAAAGAATTTTGGCATCGAAACTGTGTAGCGGTTGGCATGTCAGCTGGCTTTATAGAACCGCTTGAAGCGTCAGCATTGGCTTTAGTCGAGTTGTCAGCGAAGATGATCAGCGAGCAGTTACCTAAAACGCGTGAGGCAATGACAATTGTTGCTAATCGTTTTAATAAGAAATTCGAACAACGCTGGCAACAGATTATTGATTTTTTAAAACTGCATTATGTTTTGAGCGAGCGCGACGACAGCGCATATTGGCGTGACCATCGCGATCCAGCAGGCATTCCAGAGTCGTTACAAGAACAGCTGATCTTGTGGAAAACGCAATCGCCTTACACCTATGACAGTATGTACACGGAAGAGTTGTTTCCGTCGGCCAGTAACCAATACATACTTTATGGCATGGACTTTACAACAGACATCGATCCAACGTCACTTGCTAATGTTGAACGAGCAGATCGTTTAATTAATGAGAATTTGCAGCGCACCCGTCAAATGATGGCGGCACTGCCAACAAATAGAGAATTGTTACAACAAGTCAAAGCGCAAGGCTTTGCAAAAATATAAATATTGGGGAACAAAAATGGCAACAAATGCTTTATTAAACAGTGTTGATCATAAAAATCTGAAAGTTATTACAGATAGAAGTGCGCAATATGGCGACAACGTATGGTTTGCGATGACATTCCCTGCTGAGTTTCGAAGTGTTCAAAATTACTATCCTATTTTTTTCCAAAAAGACAGTAAAACGGGTCAGTTTTATGCTGTTGCATTGTTTGGATTTGAAGATAAAGAAAACCTATTTTTAACCGAGCAAGGGTGGGAAGCAGGTTACATTCCATTGTCTATTCAGCGCCAGCCTTTCGCTATTGCTGTTCAAGACGTAGACGAAAATGGTGAAGAAAAGCAGCAACGTATGCTGACCATCGATATGGACAATCCGCGCGTAAGTGAAACGCAAGGTGAAGCACTGTTTAAAGAGTATGGCGGCAATACACCGTATCTTGATTACATGGCAGACATGCTAGAAGCCTTACATCATGGTGTAGGTGATAGCGCAGATTTTTTTCATGCACTAACTGAACTAGATTTAATTGAGAGTGTAACTGTAGATTTAGAATTGAATAATAAATCACAACATCAACTAGTAGGCTTTTACACCATTAAAGAAGAGTCACTTGCTACGCTGACTAAAGATCAGCTTGCTGGTATGCATCAAAAAGGATATTTACAAGCGATATATATGGTGATGGCATCACAGGGAAATATACGCCAGCTACTGAGCCGTAAAAACAAACAACTTGGTTTGTAGGTCGTTACAATGCGCCAGGTTGAGCAGGTAGTAGATTGTAAAGCTGATAATATCCTTGAGGATATTAAAAACAGCGCAAAGCCGCTTATTTTGCGCGGCTTTGCATCTCACTGGCCACTTGTAAAGGCTGGTTTAGAAGGTGCTCAGCAAGCAGCGCAGTATCTGCTTAAGTTTTACAATGGTCGACCTGTAAGTGGCTGTTTAGCTCCACCTGAAGCCAAGGGAAGAATCTATTACAACGACGCATTAACCGGATTCAATTTTAACGCCTCGCATGTACCGCTAGCAGTCGTAATGGAAAAACTGTTGCAGCATGTGGGCGATACGCAAGCTCCCGGTATGTATGTAGCATCAACAGATGCTGAGCAATGGTTTCCAGATTTAATCCGTGAAAACTTCGCGGATTTACAGCATGAAAACGCAATAGCTAATGTTTGGATAGGCAATAAAACCCGCATCGCGGCACATTATGACTTTCCTCAAAACATCGCTGTTTCTGCAGTTGGTCGCCGTAGATTTACGCTATTTCCTCCTGAGCAGATTTCCAATTTGTATGTTGGTCCACTCGAATTTGCTCCGGGTGGTCAGGCAATTAGCATGGTGGATATGGCGCAACCAGATTTTGCTAAGCACCCTAGATTTAAAGAGGCATTAGATGCAGCTTTTATAGCGGAGTTAGAACCAGGTGACGCATTGCTCCTGCCAAGTATGTGGTGGCATCACGTCGAGGCTTTGGACGATTTTAACGTGCTGGTCACTCATTGGTGGCGGAATTCACCTGCCTATATGGGTAAACCTGATCACGCACTCTCAGCAGCGTTGTTGGCGTTAAGGGGTTTACCTGAGGCCCAGAAACAAGCGTGGAAAGCGATTTTTGATCATTATATTTTTTCCGATAGTGCGGCGAGCGTAGATCATATTCCTGAACATGTTAGAGCACAATTAAGTGTGCCATTGTCTGAAGAAAAAGCGCTGCAATTACGTGCAGACCTTTTAAACAAATTAAAACAGTAAAGTTGGCTAAGATGAGTACAGATAAACGTATAAGAAAAATTGTCATTGCCGGCGGTGGTACCGCAGGTTGGATGGCGGCCGCTGGGTTGTCAAAATTAATGGGGAAAAATGGCAATTTAGAGGTGAAGCTTGTTGAATCCGATGATATTCCAACTGTCGGTGTTGGTGAAGCTACCATTCCTACCTTACATATTTTTCATCGCTTGTTGGGTATCAATGAACAAGAGTTTATGGCTAAAACGAATGCCACGTTTAAACTAGGGATTTCGTTTGAAAATTGGCGAGATGTCAAAAAAGACTATATTCATTCTTTTGGCTTTTTAGGCAAAGACAGCTGGGCGGCAGGTTTTCAGCATTTCTGGTTAAAAGGGCAGCAACTTGGCATTGCTAAGCCTATTGGTGATTACTGCACAGAGCATCTTGCCAGTCGCGAAGGAAGATTTGCGGTCTTGCCTAAACAAGATTTAAATCATGCGTTTCATTTGGATGCCGCGCTATACGCTAAATTTTTGCAAGAAATAGCTACTAAGCATGGTGTCGAACGAGTTGAAGGTAAAATCGATAAAGTTAACCTTGATGAAGAAACCGGCTATATCCAATCGTTGGATTTAGCCAATGGTAAGCATGTCGAAGGCGATTTGTTTATTGATTGTACTGGTTTTAGAGGGTTATTGATTGAACAAGCCTTACATACAGGTTTTGACGATTGGAGCCATTTACTGCCTTGCGATAGTGCGATTGCGGTACAAACGACATCAAACGATAAGTTTCCTCCATATACAAGATCGATAGCCCACGATGCCGGTTGGCAATGGCGCATTCCTCTGCAAAATAGAACGGGCAATGGGTTAGTATTTTGTAGTAAATATATGACCGATCAACAGGCAATTGATACGCTGCTGGCTAATGTAGAAGGGGAATTATTGAATGAACCTCGCGTTATAAAATACAAAACCGGCACGCGTCGAAAGCATTGGAACAAAAACTGTATCGCCATCGGTTTATCATCAGGTTTTATTGAACCGTTAGAATCAACAAGTATCCATTTGTTTCAGCGCGGTATTATTCGATTAATGCAATTGTTTCCTTATGATGGCATTAACGAAGCAGATGTTGATGAATTTAATCAGCAAACTATGACAGAAATCTATAATGTGCGAGATTTCATCATACTCCATTACCACTTAACTGAACGCACCGATTCAGCCTTTTGGCGTTACTGCAAAAATATGCCAATACCTGAAACGTTGAAACACCGCATGGATTTGTTTGGTAAATCTGGACGCGTGTATAAGAAAGCAGATGAACTGTTTGGCGAGAACTCATGGATACAAGTGATGATGGGGCAGGGATTGATGCCTGAGCGATATCATCCCATTGTAGACATGATGCCGGAAGAAGATTTGAAAGGCTTTTTGCAGAATGTAGAAATGGGTGTCAGAAAGAAAGTAGACAGTTGGCCTAATCATCACGATTTTATTCAACATTATTGTCAGGCGAATATTGATTAATGGAGGCGTTTGTTAAGGTAAATCCTCACATAATGCCTCAGATAGTGCATGTGGGTTCTGAGCAAACGCCGGTGGTCATTATTGATGATTTTGTCGAAGATACCACCAAGATCAAAGAATATGCCTGCACGAAGGCAGAATTTTCAGTTGTTGAAAACTCCTATTATCCAGGTGTTAGAGCGCAGCTACCAAAGCAATATGTGATAGATATGTTGCAGCCGATTTATAAGCAATTGTATCGGCTCTATCAATTGCCCAAGCACTTGAGGCTTCGACCACAGGACATCTTTTTTTCTTTGGTAGCAACACCACAAAATGAATTACATCCACTGCAGTCAATCCCTCATTTTGACACTCCAAGACCGTTTTACTTCGCGTTGATTCACTATTTAGATGACAATGAACATGGCGGCACAGCCTTGTTTAAACATAAAGAAACCGGATTTGAACGTATTTCACCAGAGCGGGTTGAGGACTATCTAAGCTCGGCGAGCGAAGAGCAACAACAGCACGCAGCATCGGGTTACCCTAGGATTGATTCACCTCACTATCAAGCTATTCATCATATTGATTACAAACCTAATCGAATCGTGATCTACCCGGGCAATATTTTACATTCAGGTGTGATTAACCCAGAGAAAGACGTCAGTCATGACCCAATTTCGGGGCGGTTAACCGCCAATATATTTTTTGAATTTAACTAAAAAAGGCCGTCTAAAGACGGCCTTTTGTTTCAACGATAAAAAGAGCCTTACCCTGGGGAAAATCAGTGATGACAGGGTAAGACTACGTAACTTAAGGGCAACTAATCGTTGCTTCGCTCTCAGGAGAAGCCACAATTTCTACGTTAGAGATTGCAACTGTTAATTCATCCGATGTACCAATGACAAACGGTGCATAGACTTTACCCATATCTGCTCCTTGCGCGGCATAACAGGCTAAATCTACCGTTAATGTTTGCCATTGCTCAGATACTGCGTTGAATTTGTCAGTAACGTCTATATTGACTTTACAGTCGCCTTCACAGCGTGCCGACAGCGCAACTTTACCTGTAGCCGCTTTATCTACTCTATAGTCAAAGCTCAGTTGACCATTTGCTTCGGCGTAACCGCGTAGGTCAAATGGGAAGTTATCGTTAATTTCAAACAGCCCTAACTCACCACCAGCGAAACTGATTAAACGAGCGTCTTCTTGAACTACGCGGTCTATGGTGCGATAGCTTACCGGCGCTTCTTCTGCCGTACTACTATAGATTTTGTTGGTACCATTATGACCAAATGCTGGCGTCCAAGGCGTTGACAACATATTTAGGTTGCTCAACATGCTAGCGCCACTTTCTGATACTTCAGATAAATCGTTGGCAAGCGTACTGGCCTCACCGTAGGCTAAGCCAAAGCCGTATGGCAATAGCGGATCATAATCCTCATCACCAACATTAACGGTTGTTTGCATAGCATCTTTTGGCCAAGAGAAAGAAAGCTTACCGGTAATAGGGAAATTTACGCTGCCATCGGCCTTTGCCATTACCACGTCTGCAACACCATTGCCTTCAGAGCCAGGTAGCCATACGGCAACGAATGCATCGGAAGCGTTTAATTCGGCATTTACCCACATTGGGCGGCCACTAATAAAGAGTGCGACAACAGGAATGTTTTGGGCTTTTAGCGACTGTAAAACGGCAAGCGATTTCTTATCGCCGCGTTCAAATTCTAAATTATCCGTATCGCCATTACCTTCGGCATAAGGCTCTTCACCAAAAACAACAACAGCAACATCAGGTTTGGTTGTATAACTGGCATCGCTGCTTAACTCTATTTCACCACCTGCAGCAGTGACAACATCGGCAATACCTTGATAAATCGAGCTACCACCTGGGAAGTCGTCATTATTATTACCTGTCCCTTGCCAAGTGATTGTCCAGCCACCCGATTGTTTGCCAATATTGTCGGCACCATCACCGGTCACTAAGATTTTTTGCTTCGGTGATAAAGGCAAAATGTTGTTGTTGTTTTTTAATAGTACAAGTGATTCACGCACCGCTTGTCGTGCAACTGCGCGATGCTCTTTCGCACCGATCAACTCTAACTTACCAGAGAATGGACGATTTGCTGGGCTTGGTTTAGTGAATATGCCTGCACGGACTTTAACGCGTAAAATACGTGATACCGCGTCGTCGATACGCGCCATGGCAATTTCACCACTTTTAACTTGTGCGATAGTGTTTTCGTATAGAGGTTTCCAATCATCCCCTGGCACCATAAAAATATCTAAACCGGCATTTACAGCCTGAGGGCAAGACTCGTTTTTACAGCCCGCCACTTGTCCGTGACCATTCCAGTCACCGACAACAAAGCCGTCAAAACCCATACGATCTTTTAGTACATCAGTAAGTAAGTACTTATTGCCGTGGTTCTTTTTACCATGCCAACTATTAAAAGAGGCCATGACCGACTGTGAACCAACGGTCAATCCGCCCACATAGCCTTGGGCATGTATATCAAAAAGCTCCTGTTCAGACGCAATATTGTCGCCTTGGTCGTCGCCACCGACCGTTCCGCCGTCGCCAACAAAGTGCTTAACTGTGCTAATTACGCGTTCGTCGCCAAGGAAGTCTTTGTCTGCATGTCCTTGTAGGCCATTAACTATAGCGGCGGAATAATCACGAACGATGCGTGGGTCTTCAGAATAACCTTCATATGTTCTACCCCAGCGGTCATCGCGCACAACAGCTACGGTAGGTGCGAACACCCAATCAATACCGGTAACCATTACTTCTCGAGCTGTAATTTCAGCAATTTTTTCGATTAGCTCAGGGTTGTCTGCTGCGCCAAGACCAATGTTGTGAGGAAACAATGTTGCGCCAATCACGTTATTGTGACCGTGAACAGCGTCCGTACCCCAAATCGTTGGAATAGTACTGCCATCAATAGAGTCATCAATAGACGCTTGGTACATGTCTTCAGCTAATTTTATCCAATCCGACGGTGTTGAATGCTTGTTTTGGTTGGGGAATGAACCACCACCATTTAGATATGAGCCAAAACCATACTTGCGCATATCCTCAACGGTGATATCACGAATTTCAGGTTGAATCATTTGTGCAACCTTTTGCTCTAGGGTCATGCCAGCAAGTATCTCTTGCACTTGCTTTTCTACCTTCGCATCAGGCTTTACGGCGATATCTAACTTAGGCCAAATAGCTTCTAATTGGCTGTTACTTACATTTTCTTCCATAGCATCTGTTGATTGCTGACTCTGCTTATCGCCACATGAGGCGATAGCTAAACTCATACTTGATACAAAAACTAATTTTGCGGTCGTTTGTTTCATGTTCTCTTCTTCCTGCCTTGTTATTACTGCCACAAGGCTTGGTCACCGATCGTTATTTAACGGCCTGCTGGCCATTTTTATTGAAATACTTGAATTTTATTATCATTAACACTAATCTGTGCAATAATGAAAGCGCTTTCATTTGTATAGCATAAATAATTTCAGTAGCAAAAGAAAGCGGATAATAACCAATAAAAATGATTTTATAGCGCCGATAGACAAGTGGCAGCTCTAAAGTGAAAAAAACAGTGTGAAAAATTAAGTCCATGACAATAACTTTACCTAAGCAATCAAAACTATTAAGCAAACAATTTGTATTCGGTGTTGCCACTGCATCTTTTCAAATCGAAGGTGGTGTTGAACACAGGTTACCTTGTATTTGGGATACTTTTTGCGCCACCGAAGGAAAAATTGCCGATCGTTCAAATGGTGATGTAGCTTGCGATCACTATAATAGATGGCAACAAGATATTGATTTGATAGAAAGCTTGGGTGTTGACGCATACCGTTTGTCTATTTCTTGGCCGCGCGTGCTCGACAAGCAAGGCAATATTAATCAAGAAGGTGTTGATTTCTACATTGGGATCTTAGAGAGACTTAATCAGAAAAATATTAAACCGTTTGTCACACTTTATCACTGGGATTTACCGCAGCACCTTGAAGACCAAGGTGGATGGTTAAATCGCCAAACAGCGTATGATTATGCTGAATATGTCGAAAAAGTGGTGCTTGCTTTTGGTGACCGTGTTCATTCGTATGCAACGTTTAATGAACCGTTTTGTTCTGCTTACTTAGGATATGAAGCGGGTATTCACGCGCCTGGACAAACTGGGCAAGCAAAAGGGCGCACAGCTGCTCATCATATATTGCTAGCGCATGGCCTCGGCATGCAAAAATTAGCTGAGCACAGCCCCAACACCAAAAATGGCATCGTGCTTAATTTTACGCCGTGTTATCCAGAAAGTGACAGTAGCGCAGATAAACTAGCGACCGAAAAAGCGGATCAATACATTAATCAGTGGTACATGATGCCAGTGATGGAAGGAAAGTATCCTGAAGTGATTGAAGATTTGCCAGTAGAAAACAGACCGCCAGTCGAAGACGGTGATATGGCCATTATTGCTCATCCGCTAGATTACTTGGGATTAAATTACTATACACGCCTCAAATACCGAGCGAGTGATGACGAGCTATTTGAAGAGATTCAGCCCGATCCATCACAAGTTGAGACAACGGATATTGGATGGGAAGTCTATCCAACAGCATTTTTTGAACTATTGACAGGTTTGCATGCGCGTTATGATTTACCGCCTATTTATATTACAGAAAATGGTGCAGCGACAGATGATCACGTTGTTGCGGGCGAGGTAGTTGATGAACAACGTATTCGCTATTACAACGCGCATCTAAATGCGGTGCACAATGCCATAGAGGCAGGTGTTGATATCCAAGGCTACTTCGCTTGGAGCTTGATGGACAATTTTGAGTGGGCGGAAGGCTACGAAAAACGTTTTGGTATTGTTTATGTAGACTACCAAACACAACAAAGAACAATAAAAAACAGCGGCAAAATCTACCGCGATTTAATAACAACAAGAGTATAAATGACTAAACTGCCACTTTATGAAAAAGTCGGCTATGCCATGGGGGATGCTGCAGCCAATCTAGTTTGGCGAGGAGCATTGGCATATCTGGCGGTGTTTTACACCGATACCTTTGGTATTAGCGCGGCGGCTGCTGCAGTACTATTCCTTATCGTTCGCTTGAGTGATGGCATTACTGACATCATTATGGGCATGATTGCTGATCGCACACAAACTCGCTATGGCAAGTTTAGACCCTGGATTTTATGGTCTACTCCGTTGCTGGGTTTATTCATGGTGCTTTGTTTCACTACGCCAAATTTTGGCGAGCAGGGTAAATTGGTGTGGGCCTACGTTACCTATTTAGGCCTAACGTTGGCATACACACTCAATAATGTACCTTACTCTGCGCTAATGGGCGTGATGACCGCTGATGATAGAGAACGCACAAGCTTGTCTGGTTTTAGGTTTGCAGGCGCGTTTCTTGGTGGTTTATTTGTGATGGGCTTCTTACCAGAATTTGTCGCTTATTTTGGCGAAGGTGATGATGCCATTGGCTATCAATACACCATGTATGTGTTTGCTGCGGCACTTATCGCGCTGATGGTGATAACCTTTGCCACAACTAAAGAACGCGTCACTGTGTCAAACGAAAAGCAACAGCCTTTTAAGCAGGAACTATCAGATTTAGCCAAAAGCTTACCGTTTATTATTTTACCGTTAGCGGCGATTAGTTTGTTTTTCTACTATCGAGATTTGCAAACAGCGCTGTTTTTTGCACTCGTTATGTCGGCGTTATTCTTTGGCATTAGAAAGCTATTGTCGAAACCTCGCGACTCACTCTCGTCAAGCCAGCTCGATTTAGCAGACTTGCTAACCAACAAACCTTGGCTAATTTTGCTTGGCATTGGTTTTATTTCGATGATGTTTAACGGCATAAAATATGGCGTGATTGCATACTACTTCAAATATTACGTCGGCGATGAACTCATGGTTGGGCAATATTTTGTTGCCTTGCTAGTGGTATCGATTCTAGGTGCGTTGGCCACCAGTCAGTTGGCGAAATGGTTTGGTCGAAAAACATTGTTCATCGCTTCACTGTTATTGTCTGGTGTTTTAACTGCTGCCATGTTTTTAATTCCAGTGAGCAATGCGAGTGCAGTATTTGCGTTAGGTTGCGCTGCCGAATTTTTTGCGGCCATATTACCTACTTTGTATTTCTCTATGTTAGGTGACTCTGCGGACTACTCGGAATGGAAGAATCATCGACGAGCGACGGGTTTGGTTTATTCTGCCGGTACCTTTGTCCAGAAAACTGGCGGCGGATTTGCCGGTGCATTGGTGTTACTGGTACTTGCAGGTTACGGTTACGATGGCATGGACCAATCAACTATAGAAGGTGCATTGCCTGGCATACAGCACTTAATGAGCTGGATTCCTGCTTTGTTTGCATTTGCTGGTGCAATACTTATGGCTTTTTATCCAATTACCGATAAAATACAGGCACAAATTTCTCAGGAACTTCAATCACGTAGGGCGTAAATAATAACAATGGCAACGATTTACGAAGTATCAAAACTAGCTAATGTTTCACTTGCGACTGTATCGCGAGTGATGAATGGTAATACCAAAGTCAGCGATAAAACTCGTGAAAAAGTGCTATCAGCCATGCGCGAACTGGGCTATCGACCTAATGCAACTGCCCGATCCTTGGCCTCAAATAGAACTGATACTGTCGGTGTATTAGTGTCTGAATTAAATGGTGCGTTTTTCGGTGAAATGATGGCAGGTATAGAGCAAGAACTGAGACTTGCAGATAAACACGTTATTATTACCACCGGCCACAGTGAAGAAGAAAAAGAAAAAGACGGCATCGAATTTTTATTAAGCC contains the following coding sequences:
- a CDS encoding tryptophan halogenase family protein translates to MVNESNSIVIVGGGTAGWITAGVIAAQHKGQVSVTLVESPDIPTIGVGEGTWPTMRKTLEQMGISETTFVRQCDASFKQGSLFKDWHSIGHQYYHPFTLPTGYQEINLAPYWLPHKQRMPFAFATSPQAAICEQGLAPKQIGTKEYAFFNNYGYHLDAGKFSELLKQHCVESLAVKHVLANVATITNDASGDIDHLVLDSGETISGKLFVDCTGQHSLLLGKHYNVSYLDQSKYLFNDTAIALQLPYKTEQENIASATISTGQSCGWIWDIGLPTRRGTGLVYSSAHADEQTAMDVLMAYAKERVTEQQFSQLSPRKISIAPGYRKEFWHRNCVAVGMSAGFIEPLEASALALVELSAKMISEQLPKTREAMTIVANRFNKKFEQRWQQIIDFLKLHYVLSERDDSAYWRDHRDPAGIPESLQEQLILWKTQSPYTYDSMYTEELFPSASNQYILYGMDFTTDIDPTSLANVERADRLINENLQRTRQMMAALPTNRELLQQVKAQGFAKI
- a CDS encoding SapC family protein, with translation MATNALLNSVDHKNLKVITDRSAQYGDNVWFAMTFPAEFRSVQNYYPIFFQKDSKTGQFYAVALFGFEDKENLFLTEQGWEAGYIPLSIQRQPFAIAVQDVDENGEEKQQRMLTIDMDNPRVSETQGEALFKEYGGNTPYLDYMADMLEALHHGVGDSADFFHALTELDLIESVTVDLELNNKSQHQLVGFYTIKEESLATLTKDQLAGMHQKGYLQAIYMVMASQGNIRQLLSRKNKQLGL
- a CDS encoding cupin-like domain-containing protein, encoding MRQVEQVVDCKADNILEDIKNSAKPLILRGFASHWPLVKAGLEGAQQAAQYLLKFYNGRPVSGCLAPPEAKGRIYYNDALTGFNFNASHVPLAVVMEKLLQHVGDTQAPGMYVASTDAEQWFPDLIRENFADLQHENAIANVWIGNKTRIAAHYDFPQNIAVSAVGRRRFTLFPPEQISNLYVGPLEFAPGGQAISMVDMAQPDFAKHPRFKEALDAAFIAELEPGDALLLPSMWWHHVEALDDFNVLVTHWWRNSPAYMGKPDHALSAALLALRGLPEAQKQAWKAIFDHYIFSDSAASVDHIPEHVRAQLSVPLSEEKALQLRADLLNKLKQ
- a CDS encoding tryptophan halogenase family protein, with product MSTDKRIRKIVIAGGGTAGWMAAAGLSKLMGKNGNLEVKLVESDDIPTVGVGEATIPTLHIFHRLLGINEQEFMAKTNATFKLGISFENWRDVKKDYIHSFGFLGKDSWAAGFQHFWLKGQQLGIAKPIGDYCTEHLASREGRFAVLPKQDLNHAFHLDAALYAKFLQEIATKHGVERVEGKIDKVNLDEETGYIQSLDLANGKHVEGDLFIDCTGFRGLLIEQALHTGFDDWSHLLPCDSAIAVQTTSNDKFPPYTRSIAHDAGWQWRIPLQNRTGNGLVFCSKYMTDQQAIDTLLANVEGELLNEPRVIKYKTGTRRKHWNKNCIAIGLSSGFIEPLESTSIHLFQRGIIRLMQLFPYDGINEADVDEFNQQTMTEIYNVRDFIILHYHLTERTDSAFWRYCKNMPIPETLKHRMDLFGKSGRVYKKADELFGENSWIQVMMGQGLMPERYHPIVDMMPEEDLKGFLQNVEMGVRKKVDSWPNHHDFIQHYCQANID
- a CDS encoding DUF6445 family protein produces the protein MEAFVKVNPHIMPQIVHVGSEQTPVVIIDDFVEDTTKIKEYACTKAEFSVVENSYYPGVRAQLPKQYVIDMLQPIYKQLYRLYQLPKHLRLRPQDIFFSLVATPQNELHPLQSIPHFDTPRPFYFALIHYLDDNEHGGTALFKHKETGFERISPERVEDYLSSASEEQQQHAASGYPRIDSPHYQAIHHIDYKPNRIVIYPGNILHSGVINPEKDVSHDPISGRLTANIFFEFN
- a CDS encoding glycoside hydrolase family 3 protein, encoding MKQTTAKLVFVSSMSLAIASCGDKQSQQSTDAMEENVSNSQLEAIWPKLDIAVKPDAKVEKQVQEILAGMTLEQKVAQMIQPEIRDITVEDMRKYGFGSYLNGGGSFPNQNKHSTPSDWIKLAEDMYQASIDDSIDGSTIPTIWGTDAVHGHNNVIGATLFPHNIGLGAADNPELIEKIAEITAREVMVTGIDWVFAPTVAVVRDDRWGRTYEGYSEDPRIVRDYSAAIVNGLQGHADKDFLGDERVISTVKHFVGDGGTVGGDDQGDNIASEQELFDIHAQGYVGGLTVGSQSVMASFNSWHGKKNHGNKYLLTDVLKDRMGFDGFVVGDWNGHGQVAGCKNESCPQAVNAGLDIFMVPGDDWKPLYENTIAQVKSGEIAMARIDDAVSRILRVKVRAGIFTKPSPANRPFSGKLELIGAKEHRAVARQAVRESLVLLKNNNNILPLSPKQKILVTGDGADNIGKQSGGWTITWQGTGNNNDDFPGGSSIYQGIADVVTAAGGEIELSSDASYTTKPDVAVVVFGEEPYAEGNGDTDNLEFERGDKKSLAVLQSLKAQNIPVVALFISGRPMWVNAELNASDAFVAVWLPGSEGNGVADVVMAKADGSVNFPITGKLSFSWPKDAMQTTVNVGDEDYDPLLPYGFGLAYGEASTLANDLSEVSESGASMLSNLNMLSTPWTPAFGHNGTNKIYSSTAEEAPVSYRTIDRVVQEDARLISFAGGELGLFEINDNFPFDLRGYAEANGQLSFDYRVDKAATGKVALSARCEGDCKVNIDVTDKFNAVSEQWQTLTVDLACYAAQGADMGKVYAPFVIGTSDELTVAISNVEIVASPESEATISCP
- a CDS encoding GH1 family beta-glucosidase, translating into MTITLPKQSKLLSKQFVFGVATASFQIEGGVEHRLPCIWDTFCATEGKIADRSNGDVACDHYNRWQQDIDLIESLGVDAYRLSISWPRVLDKQGNINQEGVDFYIGILERLNQKNIKPFVTLYHWDLPQHLEDQGGWLNRQTAYDYAEYVEKVVLAFGDRVHSYATFNEPFCSAYLGYEAGIHAPGQTGQAKGRTAAHHILLAHGLGMQKLAEHSPNTKNGIVLNFTPCYPESDSSADKLATEKADQYINQWYMMPVMEGKYPEVIEDLPVENRPPVEDGDMAIIAHPLDYLGLNYYTRLKYRASDDELFEEIQPDPSQVETTDIGWEVYPTAFFELLTGLHARYDLPPIYITENGAATDDHVVAGEVVDEQRIRYYNAHLNAVHNAIEAGVDIQGYFAWSLMDNFEWAEGYEKRFGIVYVDYQTQQRTIKNSGKIYRDLITTRV